A segment of the Crassostrea angulata isolate pt1a10 chromosome 10, ASM2561291v2, whole genome shotgun sequence genome:
TTTCGCAGGCAAGTGGGCATATGCCCATTGGCCAAGTTGTTGGTTTGCTCAGGGCATAACTCGTGATATGACCTTCTTAGAGCTCTTTCCAGTGCAGGTAGCTCTTGAGCTGTGGAAACAGCGCTTTGCCAACTCaaaaattttgttctacattgatAACATGGCAGTTGTGCAGGTTATAAACACCACAACATCAAAATCACCTAGGGTCATGAAAATTGTAAGGAAACTGGTTCTCACATGTctcaaatacaatattttattaaaagcaAAACACATACCATCCAAGTTAAATTCTATCGCGGATTGTCTCTCTCGTTCACAGTGGGGCAAATTCCGGCAGCTAGCACCAACAGCAGACCCATGGCCAACACCACTCCCCAAGAACATTTGGGAAATTTAAGAACTGAAGCCAACAGGCTCATCCAGGGCTCAATTTCAACAAACACGCATAAAGCCTATCAAGGAGCTTTGaccaatttcaaaaattttttgAACAGTTGTGGGTTAGCATTGGTTTTTCCCATTCCTATTGATCACTTACTTAATTTTATTGCCCATTTGTCTATTTCAGGTACAGCGTACAGAACAGCTGCTCTGTACATTAGTGCTTTATCTTATATTCACAAATTACGAGGCATCCAAGATAACACCCAAtcctttattgttaaaaaagccTTGCAGGGTCTCCATAAAAAGCGAGGTGTGACAACAGATCCGCGAATTCCTTTAACTTTATCCATTTTACAAAGGGTCATGTTAGCATTGCCATCTATTTGCAGATCCCCCTATGAGAGTGTTTTATTCTCCACTATTTTTTCCATCACATATCACGGTTTGCTTAGGGTTAGCGAGGTCTTGGCCATCCATAGGGCACACATCTCAGTTGAGGGAAACAATGTCAGTATTTTAATTCCAAGGTCAAAAACAGATCAGATGGGAAATGCAACCACGTTGCACATATCTAGACAACCCAATGCTGACACATGCCCAGTGCGTTGGGTACTTAAATTTTTTCGACTACGCCCTGACAGCGGCTCTCTTTTACTGTTTACTCATATGGATGACAAAGCCATAACAAGATACCAATTTAATTGCATGCTGCAAAAGACTCTCCAATTTAATGGCATTCAGGGACATTTTAGACCACATAGCTTTAGAATAGGCAGAGCTACAGATCTTGCAAAACAAGGGGTTTCAGAATCAGAAATTAAAGCTTTAGGCAGATGGGAATCGAGGGCCTTTCAAAATTATATTAGATTGTAAATTCATTGTTAATTAATGGAATACAGGCTAATTCTGCCAAAAGTATTCCAGATTTCAAAACAGTCTGGATAGTTGGAACTTCAATACCATATTGGGCTGGGGAGGAAGCAGTGAAGAGACCAGGTGGAAAGAACCTTAACCTGGGCGTGGACATCACCTGGAAAGGAATAAGGGGACTACACTGGAAAGACCTGGACAAACTTATTTCTGATGAGATTAAAAACCAACCACACCCGGATGTATTGGTCATTCATGCGGGATCCAATGATCTTACAGCAGCTGGCAATACAGCACTGCGATTTTCGCATGAAATTCAATGTAGTTTGTATCGCTATAATGTAATGCTTCCAAAAACATTACTTATTTGGTCAACAATGCTTCCCCGTCTCTACTGGCATGGGGCCCCATTAGGCAAGGGTGGGGCTAAGATTGATTCAAAACGGCGCAAGGTAAACAAGGCCAttagaaaatttattacatCTGAAGTAAATGGGGCTTGCATTGTTCATGACAAAAACATTAATGTTCACCAAACTGGTTTGTTTAGATACGATGGAACCCATTTATCAGAAAGGGGAAACAAGgcttatttaaacaatattcaaggGGGCTTAGAATTCATTTTCAGGGGAAAGGGGAAGATTTTTGGataattagttgtttttataGTACAGTACACTTGCTTATATATTAGAACGTAGGATCTTAGTAACACACATTTTAAAAGGGGGCAAATTTAGTGGGGAACATCATATCGATGTTAGTGGCGGGGTCAAGGGAGACATAACCTCTGCACTAGCTTAACCTGGTTGTCTCTGCTCATCTGCATAAAGCATGAGGGGGTCTCATGGCGGTGTGTTAACATGGAAGTTAAATGCCATTGAGCAAATGTGTGTAATGTGTTCCTAAACTGCTTGGGGTCTGCAGCATTTCAGTGCTCAGACCCCCTCTACCTCTATAAAAAGGAGGAGAGGCTACAAGCTGGTGGTGTTAAAAAGTTAAACCAGGTAGCAAGCCAGAGGCAGGGTGTAAAAGCTGTGCAGATTGTATGCCTAGCCACCATGCGTGTCAGGCATGGGGTTTCATGGCACTCGCATAAGCGAGGCCACTAGCTTGCCCATTTTGTTAAGGTATCCTAGTTGTCTCCCTTGACTCCTGCAAAATTTGCGGCCATTTCAATCCAACtattatgtatatgtttttttatGGTTGTTTCAGTAATAAATATCTAAACATACTATTGGTGTTATTAATTACTATTGGCTGGAAGTCAATCAGGAAGGAAAAATGGCAATGGCAAAGAATGTAGTTGGCTGCAATATTCAATTAATACAGATTATTGAAATGAATATGAGATAATCTCTTTTAATTGATTGAATAGCATTATCT
Coding sequences within it:
- the LOC128166180 gene encoding integrase/recombinase xerD homolog, with translation MPPKRSRTLERGGMISPARGRGYKKPRHPQRQKKPGYTEPQAEASHQDAPLPQQQPPPDVSDHESGTEDFGLPNMVGQIPAASTNSRPMANTTPQEHLGNLRTEANRLIQGSISTNTHKAYQGALTNFKNFLNSCGLALVFPIPIDHLLNFIAHLSISGTAYRTAALYISALSYIHKLRGIQDNTQSFIVKKALQGLHKKRGVTTDPRIPLTLSILQRVMLALPSICRSPYESVLFSTIFSITYHGLLRVSEVLAIHRAHISVEGNNVSILIPRSKTDQMGNATTLHISRQPNADTCPVRWVLKFFRLRPDSGSLLLFTHMDDKAITRYQFNCMLQKTLQFNGIQGHFRPHSFRIGRATDLAKQGVSESEIKALGRWESRAFQNYIRL